A part of Carettochelys insculpta isolate YL-2023 chromosome 1, ASM3395843v1, whole genome shotgun sequence genomic DNA contains:
- the NEK5 gene encoding serine/threonine-protein kinase Nek5 codes for MDEYEIMNLIGEGAFGKVFLAKGKVDNQQSVIKEIDLIKMPIKEKEASQKEVILLAKMKHPNIVTFYNSFQEKNKLYIVMEYCDGGDLMGRINMQHGVLFDEDQILAWFVQISLGLKHIHDRKVLHRDIKAQNIFLSNNGMIAKLGDFGIARMLNNTMELACTCVGTPYYLSPEICENRLYNNKTDIWSLGCVLYEMCTLRHPFEGNSLHQLVMKICRGCFTPVSPKYSYDLRILISQLFKISPRDRPSINSILKRPFLEKRITNFLPPEVIQEEFSHTVIHKKRPPDAPPVAKLEQGNYICIVQYVPKPQKVRVQDHHLPRSRMMVPVKKQELLHSKEWKPPSRVQQPIVQHWCSRLKMAERPEAARAHGHYGHYYDKLDDLQKRLYVHDDLSHINQRVDQYYKQRGQAAPPPPEWSTEYLQRRLEAKQYKMKVEKQLGLRPSSADPHHNQIQQQEVKEEQLRAHQLDLARRNELKEEEYLKQLQKIRQQYYNDIKELKFKAGALQENPKIIDKTYVVKQGKAGSHPEQQDTPGRREEPVQDIEQNLKCIRLQNWQERKVLEKKHETKGGVKFEINLDTCVPEDAVQEEEPDKLNETLTFEDGENLKEKWKKIYDDETQNTREELCSQEAEAGSVGSVPVNRKQWEARVPQTLLNFLAEADVTSVCPTMAESELAGQVVISEETPKNRKQWKKEAPRTLLSILAQAELSNDLFGGTEEEAERTLTPCPPKENKEDNVESGFTTDTDENRLEPRSDDDDTNFEESEDELRDELLESLEKVVTSPAAVPIQSANKDKPEEEAVNSGSEIPGKPDEI; via the exons aaaaaaataagctaTACATTGTGATGGAATATTGTGATGGAGGTGATCTAATGGGACGGATCAATATGCAGCATGGAGTGCTGTTCGATGAGGACCAG ATTCTGGCTTGGTTTGTGCAAATTTCCTTAGGACTGAAGCATATTCATGACAGGAAGGTTTTACATAGAGACATAAAAGCACAG AATATTTTCCTTAGCAATAATGGAATGATAGCAAAGCTTGGTGACTTTGGCATAGCAAGAATGCTGAACAA CACAATGGAGCTTGCTTGTACCTGTGTAGGGACACCCTACTATCTATCACCAGAGATCTGTGAGAATCGACTCTATAACAATAAAAC AGATATTTGGTCTCTTGGCTGTGTTCTCTATGAGATGTGCACATTAAGGCATCCA TTTGAAGGCaacagtttacaccagctggtAATGAAGATCTGCAGAGGATGTTTTACCCCAGTATCTCCCAAGTATTCCTATGACTTGAGGATTTTAATTTCCCAGCTGTTTAAAATATCTCCAAGAGATCGCCCATCTATCAATTCCATATTAAAGAGGCCCTTTTTGGAGAAGCGCATTACCAACTTCTTGCCCCCTGAG GTAATACAGGAAGAATTCAGCCACACTGTAATACACAAAAAAAGACCTCCAGACGCACCGCCTGTTGCCAAGTTGGAGCAGGGTAA TTATATTTGTATTGTTCAATACGTTCCTAAACCTCAAAAAGTGAGAGTCCAGGACCATCATCTTCCAAGATCAAGGATGATGGTACCTGTCAAGAAACAGGAATTATTACACAGTAAAGAATGGAAACCACCTTCAAGAGTCCAGCAGCCTATTGTCCAG CATTGGTGCTCCAGACTTAAGATGGCAGAGAGGCCAGAAGCTGCCAGAGCACATGGACATTATGGTCATTACTATGATAAACTTGACGACTTGCAGAAGAGACTTTATGTGCATGATGACCTTTCTCACATCAACCAAAGAGTCGATCAGTATTATAAACAGAGAGGACAAGCTGCACCACCCCCACCTGAATG GTCTACAGAGTATCTTCAAAGACGTCTTGAAGCCAAGCAATATAAGATGAAAGTGGAAAAACAGTTG GGCCTGCGACCATCCTCTGCTGACCCACATCACAACCAGATCCAGCAGCAGGAAGTAAAGGAAGAGCAGCTCAGAGCCCACCAGTTGGATCTGGCTAGAAGGAATGAGCTGAAAGAAGAG GAATACCTGAAACAATTACAGAAAATTCGTCAACAGTACTACAACGATATAAAAGAACTGAAATTCAAAGCAGGAGCACTGCAG GAGAATCCAAAAATAATAGACAAAACCTATGTTGTAAAACAAGGGAAAGCTGGGAGTCACCCTGAGCAACAGGATActcctggaagaagagaagaaccAGTCCAG gaTATTGAACAAAACTTGAAATGTATCAGATTACAGAACTGGCAAGAGAGAAAAGTCCTGGAAAAGAAGCACGAAACGAAG GGAGGAGTaaaatttgaaattaatttagaTACATGTGTTCCTGAGGACGCTGTGCAAGAAGAG GAACCAGATAAACTTAATGAGACCTTAACTTTTGAAGATGGTGAGAATCTTAAGGAGAAATGGAAGAAGATCTATGATGATGAGACACAAAATACTAGGGAAGAACTgtgctctcaggaagcag AGGCTGGCAGTGTAGGTAGTGTCCCGGTAAACAGAAAACAGTGGGAAGCTAGAGTCCCACAGACTCTCCTGAATTTTCTAGCAGAAGCAGATGTCACGTCTGTCTGCCCTACAATGGCTGAAAGTGAACTTG CTGGCCAGGTTGTTATATCTGAAGAAACAccaaaaaacaggaaacaatGGAAAAAAGAAGCACCGAGGACACTTCTGAGTATTTTAGCACAAGCAGAACTGTCTAATGACCTCTTTGGCGGGACTGAAGAGGAAGCTG AGAGGACACTAACACCCTGTCCCCCAAAAGAGAATAAGGAAGATAATGTGGAGTCAGGCTTCACTACTGATACCGATGAAAAcagacttgagccaagatctgaTGATGATGACAC GAATTTTGAAGAATCTGAAGATGAATTGAGGGATGAGCTGCTGGAATCACTAGAAAAAGTAGTAACTTCTCCGGCAGCGGTGCCAATCCAGTCAGCAAACAAAGACAAACCAGAAGAAGAGGCAGTAAACTCAGGAAGTGAAATACCTGGGAAACCTGATGAGATTTAA